Part of the Spirosoma agri genome is shown below.
TACGATGGCGTTGACGGCCTTCTCGGGGGCCCGGTAGCGCACGCTCAACGTGTACACCCCAGCCGTCGCGATGGTCAGGCTCTGGGAGCGGATTTCGTACTGGTTCCCCGAACAAACTGCCGAAAAGGAACTGCATCCATTAACAAGGTCAGCCTGGGTTATGGAACTGTCGGCTCCCGATCGGACTGACTTTATTCGCAGCAGCTGGTCTGTAACGGTAAGCTTGACCTGCTCATCCGCAACAACTGATTGTTTGTTACTGCGCATAACAAACCGGATCAGATCATTGCTGGTACGGGGATCAGCCCGCTGAGAACGTAAATTAATCGGTAACGGGCTAGATATAGCGCTTGTTTGCCACTGTCTTGGAGGCTTTTTGACAATCGGCGAACCTTGAGACGAAAGAGAAATTAGCAGAAGCAATAAAAAATAGCTTATAGCACATTTAGTAATACATTTCTTCAAAATGTAAAATAATACTATCATAATATTCTGGATAAAGTTACTTAATCTAGTGTTATCACTGATTATGAATACACAGATAGCAAATTTTATGCCGCTAATTACCTAAAACCTTCATTGTATAATTATTTGTTACCTATAATAAAAAGTTATAAATATACTTAAACGGGAATTGGGTTAGTTCTAAGCTTGCTTTATCGACTGCTTTGTAGAGGTAGTTTAAAAGCCAATATGCTTCGTGGTCACTTATGAGTCGGTCAAACGCCCTGTGAAAAAAGGAACAGGGGTTTACATACCATTCGTCAGGCTAAATCATTGATTTGCCGGAGATGCTTACAGAAAAGAAGCCAGAAGCTACTGCTGTTTTTTGGGGGAATTGAAGCAGGGGATGCCCATGATTGTGTAGCCGTTCGATGAGGTCGCAAGCTCATTGAGACGCACGAGCCTACAAGCTACGGTCACTGTGTAGCCAGACTCACTGATAGATTCGCTTAATTGAACCACGAACGGGCACTACTCGCCGGGGTTGCGAGTGCCGAAATACTGCATGGTTAGTTTCTCGCCGGGGGCAACGTAGGTCGGGGTAGCTTCATGAGCCAGCTCAAACTGCTGAATGATACCCGTCCACTTCGGCTGATTGGCAAAGCTGAATTTGTACGTATGGAACTGCCCGTCATTGATCGCCATAAATTGAAGAGACTGCTCCGTCCGGTTACGAACTCCTTTGGGAAACCGAGCCTTGTTCTGAGTCGGGTAGGCGTTATCGACACCCTCCGGAGCCTGTCCATTGATGAGCCAGGTTAATCGCAACGGTGCCTGAGCGCCTGTTCCCGGCGGGCCAGCGTAAGCCATTCGCAGATAGACCGTGTTGAAGTCGGCGGCTTTCCAGCTTCCGTGAGGTGAAATGAGCTTGGCGTTATAGGCGTTTAAAAGTCCATTCTGCTCTTTTCCCGTTAAGGTTGCCTCCCAGTTGTTGCCGGTAAAGGGCTCTTTCTGGTCATAACCACCATCAAAAATGGCCCAGCCGTTGCGCCCATTGAACCGGTTGAAGAAAAAGTCGGGCTGAGCAAACCGCTCCTGGGCATAGGCATACGCACGGATTTCCGACTCGGTACCGATAACGTAAGTGTACTCCTTATACCATGTATTATCGCTGTCCAGATGGACCATCGGTAAATTGGCAATGTACGTAATCGTGTTTCCGCCTTCCCAGCTTTCATTGGCCGCCAGGTTGGATACGTTGTAGTTGGCCCAAAAATAACCCGGTGTGTACAGCCCAATAAGTCGATCAGGCCCAATTTCGACTGCCTGCCAGGGTTCAGTCAATCCGAATGGCGTTAGCTGATGCGTGATATACTCCCCGTTCACTTTCCCCTCAATGCCATCAGTAACCGTGGCTACATCGTTGGTGAAGGGCTTATCCCCATTATAAAAATGAACCTTGCGGGCACCGTTGACCATCATGAACGGCCACTCCTGCGACTCGGGCTCGTAAAATGTTTTGTCGGCTCGCTGGTGCGTCAGCCGAACCTTGACATGGATTTTATTGCCATCCAGCCGGACCCACTGCTCGTAGAAGAATGGCAATTTACGGGCATCGCTGTGTGCCCAGGACAAACACTGCGCTTTGGTGTAGATCCAGCCGTTGATAAACCCATGAAACAGAATGGGAGATGAGTGGCCTGCGTAATCCCCCGCCTGAAGAGGATTGTAGCCTATGCCGCTCCATTTGGGCGAGTCGCTGGAAAAGCTGCGGGGTCCGCCATACGAACCCATACCCGACTCACGGCCCAGATCGAAGAAGTTGATGAGTGGCTGTTTAGTCACCTTATCATAGATCTGGATAGCCGCTCCGTAGTTTTTACGCACCTCAAGTTGGAGCTGATCCGATTCTTGACTGGACGTAGGACCGACATCCCGATCGCCAATCAGGGTTCCGTTATAATTCGGCCAGGCCGATTCGGCACCGGGCACTTCGTAGACAAACCCAGTCGTAATGGGGGGCAATGCTGGCGCGGGCCTAACAAAAGCGGTCGGCGTTGTCAGCGGGGCTTCGGGGTCCGGCAGGTTGATGGAGCACCCGATCAGGTTACCAAGCAGCAGATAACCCAGTAAGACCGTGTGCAATCCCAGTATAGCAACTTTCATGAAAAGACGGTTTGAATCCTGGAGCAAAAATACGTTTTACCGTTCAGGGAGTAGTTGTCACGCTGAGTAGCCGCATGATCGATCCTTTTTCAAAGTTGTTTTGCGGATTGAGCAAGCAAATCTGGTTCACAATGCCATCCCATCCATTTCGACCAGTCAGCGTCAGTTCATACGTCCGAACCTGTCCATCGCCGACGATCGGAAAGTCCAGTGACCGTTCGGGAACGTCGTAAAAATCAATGTCGTCCGGTTTGCGCCAGACCAGTCTGGCTTGAGTGGCCTTGGTTTGAAAAGCGGCCTTAACATAAATTTTGGGGAGATCAGTAGCCCGCCAGAAAACCAAAGGACTACAGACGCGAAAATTAGCTTTACTGCTATCTGCCCGTTGCCAGTAGACCGTCAATTCGTTCTGAACTGGCCAGCCTTTATCGCGAGCATTGTAATAATACCAGCCCTGACGATCCTGCGTAAACCGGTAGTTAGGAGCCGTCGATGGACGCGGCTGGCTATAAGCAAACTGCCTGATGTCGGCCAACGATCCAACAACCAGTGAGTATTCGTACTCGTACTGACCGTTATGATCGATTAATAGAAACGAGTTACTGTTCATGTAATTACTTTCTATCGCGTACTCACCGCCTACCCGCGTGGCATTGGGATAGCCATTCGTTTGAAACCGAAAATCGTTCGGTTTATGAAGGCCAAGACCCCGTCCCTGCCGATCAAGTATGGCGACCCAGTTTTCAGTCCCGTATCGAAAGGTGGCATCCACGTTTGTATTTTCGGCAACGGCTCCGTTGGTGAAGGGTTCTGAGCCCGTGTAGGAGACTAAGCGATACCAGGGAGCATTCACGTTTATACAGGGCGTCTCCTGGGTTCGGGCTTCATACTGGGTTGTGTCCCTTCGATTGACGGTTGTCCGGCTTCGTACATGAATTGCGTTTCCCCTCAGCTCCATCCAATGCTCCATCACACAATCGGCCGGTTCGTCGAAAAGCGGCCACACCAGCGGTATACTTTTCACGTATAGCATGGTTGACGTTTGCTGGTAACTGACGATAAGGGCAGGGTGGTTGTAATAGTCACCCGTTTGTACCGGATTCCATCCCAGATTGCGCCATACGTAGATTGGGTCTTTCCCGTTCACCGAATACGGGTAGGGTCCTCCGTAGAGCGACGTCTGTAGCTGTCTACCCAAATCGTAATTGTTGATCATATTCTCCGAACTACCGGCTTCGGAGAGGTACGTAATGGCCCCACCCATGTTAAGATCGATACCCAGCTTAACCTTGTCATTCGAGATAAAGAGCCGTTTGGCCGGCGAAAGGGGAAGCTGGGCCGGCGGCCGATTTGGGTCGTTTGGATCTGAAGTAGGCGTGTAAGGAGCCGTTGACGGGTAGTCTTTCGTGCAGTTGAACCCAACGAGGCCAAGTAATGCACACAGGCAATAACGGTATACCAGGTTTCGAACCATATCGATGAAGAGCTAATCAAAACAACGAACGGCCTGGCAGTTCGATCTTACGGGTTGTTTACTGTCTAGCGAACAAGAAGTCAGTGTCATCCTACTGATCGACAACGACTCAATCAATAGAACTATAATTGTGTGCCCAGTTTTATCGATTGAGTCGTAGGAGCTATGTGCCAGTCTCCTTTCTCTGACCAGGCTAAACTGATCTGATAAGAATCCAGAGGCACCTGATCGTCAAAAACCCAAACCATTGCAGCACCCCAATCAGCTTTTCCTGTCATCAAGTAGGGGGCTAACTTGGTATAACTCTGGTTAACAGGCCATATGAATCGATGCCTAGCCGATCGAGCGACTAAATATACTTCTTTATCGGAAAAGGCGGCTGATTTGAGCAGTCCAGTCTCAATTGTCAAGTAGCGAATCTGCCGGTCGCCCAACAGAAAGCTACTGTCTTTGGCGACGACGTTGGAAAGGGACGTAGACACAGCTTTAGTATCCAACGCGAACGTACTGAGCGGCTGCGGTAATTTATAGACTCCCTTCTGCTGAGCAACGGCTAAAATATCACTATAAAAATGATCAAGCTGGCGGGTATTAGCCGGTAATGAAACCAGAATTTTATCATCCTGCCAGTTCGTGATGTCACTCAGGTGCAACTGCCTGGTATACGTGACTTCACCGAGCCCAAACCCATACGAAAATCCGTTGATCAGCAAACCGATCAACAGGGCAACACGCCCGACCAGGGGACGGTAGGACGGTTTGAACCAGAGAAGAATGAGCAGGTAGCCAACGGCAAAAGCGATCGTAGCAAACCAGATGAACCGGGGTAACAACAAACTATTGTACCAGCCAAGGCTCCGGGCGAATGAAATACTGAACAGTGTAAGTACCGTGTATAAAAAGCAGGCCGTCAGGACCAGGAAAGACGTATTTGCCGCTAAAGAACGATCGAAAAAACGGTGAACCTGAGCGGGTAAATAAGACAGCCTTTTGGCCCTGTCCAGTAGTTGATAGACACCGGTAATGACTACGAGACCAGAAAGAGCCGTGATGGCAAACCCAATAGCCGACAGGACAGCTAATGATCGGGTGAACACCAACCCGATCGAGCCAACCATCAGAAAAAAGCCCACCAGCACTCGGACGGGGTGAGTCAGGTTCGTCCCTATGGCAGGCGAATGACTCTGGTGATGGATGTACAGATACAGCCCCAGGCATACCGCCATGAATCCCAACCAAACGATCAATCGAAACCGGTTTTTCAGCGCCAGCACAACCAGAAAGCCAACCCCCAAAGTAATCAGCCCATTACCATTGGAGAATACAGCCAGAAAAGCAACGGGCAAACTCAGCAAAAAGGCCCGTTCAGACGGACGACTTATCAGGTCGAAGGCCAGAAAAGCGAAAAAGAGAGCCGGTAGGTGTTGCAGGGCGCAAATAGCCCACGTAGTCGTATTCTCGTAAGATTGTGGTTGGAAAAGGAAAAGGGTAACGGGTAACAGATACAAAGGCTGTATACCGCTTCGGCGGGCCAGTCGGACAAGTAGCCATACCGTTCCAAGAAAGGTTAAATTACCTATGAAGAACAGCGTTCTAAAGTTCAGGCTGCCTTCAATCCAATAGTCGGCCAACACGGTCAGTCGGGCAAACAGGATAACATGCTCACCGTGCGGATAAAAGAGCTGCTTCAGATAGTCGGTTAGAGTCAGGTCAGGTAGTTGCCAGTGCAGACAGTCGAGCAAAAAGGTGTAATCGTCTATGTACGGAATATTAACCGCTAACTGATAGACCAGCCATAGGTGAAGCAGGATTGGTACTAGCATTAACCCGTACCAGCTGTTTACAAGCTTGTGAAAGAATGTTGAACGGGCTGTATTGCCAAGCTTTTTGCCTTTTGGGGCAAGAACGTAGTACATATAATCGAGTAGGGCGGCAAAAGACAAGTAAACAGAATCAAGGTATATAAAATAGTAAATAACTGTCATATTTATATATAAAAATAACGGAAACTTAAACTGCCCAAGTGGCTATCTGAAGTAGTTTAATGTACCGTATGCCGGTGATCATAGCATCCGTAGCTCGATTAGCTGCGGCCCCGCGACGATGGGTTGTCGGCTACCTAACCAGGTGTCCGGAATCAACCAGTACGGGTCAAGAGGGCTGGCCCATACTGATGACAGACTCACGGCGTAGGATTAGCTATATAGCTGTCGCAGAAGAACATAAGTATGAACTTTGGCAACCTGACTTTCATGGCTGAATTGGGACTTACAGCTTCAATTTTTTATGAGGATTTATACGCTACTGATTGCCCTTCTGTTTTACGGGCCGCTACCCTTACAAGGACAACAGACGACAACGCTGATTAACGTTCCTATTACTACGGTAAACGGGTACGGACCTTTTGGTATCGCTTTCTCTCGATTCACCCCGGAGCTGAACGATGGGTCCAATTGGAGTAAGATGAACTTACCCGTGAAAGGGATTCCCAAACACTGGACAAACGTCGAAAAAGCAATGGCCAGAATTAACACCTGGCAGCTCATCTATCAGAATGTGCTAAAGGGTACCGTTCCCCGATCGTGGTATGTAAGCTACCAGCAGGATAGGAAATTAGCACTCAACGATGCCCAGTTCTCTAAGCAGCCCATCAAGTGTTATGTTTATTTGTTGAGAGGGTTTGATCAGACCAGTGGTAAATGGGTCGTTATGGTCGATACGAACAATAACCTTGATTTCAGCGATGAGACGCCCTTCGAAGCAGAAGTTATCAAGCCGGGTACCATGCCCGATAACATTACGGATGCCCGCCTGATAACCTACCAATCGTATCAGAAAGGCAAGATCGTTACTGCTCGCATACCACTAGTTGTCAAACGAATGGGCTATGATCTGTTCTTTTGTTTCCCCCAGTATGCCCGGGCCTCGCTCCGACAAGCGGATGAATCAATAGACTTACTTATCACAAGCGGTTTTGCCGGATTGAATTACGAGGAGTATACGTCGATTGCGCAACAACCCCGCTGGTTTTGGCAAACGAAGATCGCAGCCGATAACCTCACGGAACTAGGCGATATGATCACCCTGGGCGGCCGTAACTACAGGAACAGAGGAGTCAATACGTATACGAACACCCTTCAACTGGAAGCCCTCCCCACGGGCTATGTAGACTATTCACTGAGAACAGGTCGGCCGTTTCGGTCGTTCACGGCACGCGAGTTTACCACGGGCAATCCGATTTCGCTGACCGGTCTAAAGGGTAAGTATGTCTATGTTGACTTCTGGTACACCGGGTGTGCGCCGTGCGTAGCCGCTATGCCGACGTTGAAAAAGCTTTACCGGAGCGTCGATAAAAACCGGTTCGAATTTCTGGGGGTTGTAGGCGCTGATACACCCGACCGGTTACGGGCTTTTCTCAAGAAGCATAATGTGGCCTGGCCGCACGTGTTTTCTACGGGTAAGACCGGGTTGGTTGATCAATACCACATCTCGAAATATCCCACCAGCGTATTACTTGACCCAGATGGCAACGTGGTTGCTACCGACCTGAGTATGGAACAACTGGAAGCCAAACTGAACGAGCTGAGCAACTAACAAAGCTAAGGGCAGATCACCACTCGACAGACAATCTACAGGTTCAGTGTTCCGTAACTGTTCCTGTACACTTTTCCTTTCTTCGGATGCGTGAACTTCAGGGCTGACCAGATCGCGTTGATGCGTAGGTTTTTGCTTTCGACAAGTCCGTATTCATACCCTATTTCAATAACCTTTGTCAGCGTCAGGTCAGTACCCATCTGCCCCGCTTTTGGCCAGGACACCCAGAGCATCCCCGTCGGTTTTACGTGCGCTTTCAATTTCGGAAACTCCTCATGCAGTGCAGCCTGACGGGTAACGAAGAGGTGGATATACTCAAAATCGCCCTCGAGATCGCCCTCGGATTCTGCGCCAACGTCAAGCATTGGTGGCTCGATTGCGGCTATTGCATCGGCTGGGGCATTGACAAACAGCGCGCGACTGCCCGCCTTGAGGCCCATCTTTGCCGACACCGATTTATTCATTGTCATATTGAAGCAACATTATTTCCTCTACCAACACGAATAACAAGCACATCAAAACTACAGGTAAGCTCTAAAGCTAACTGTGTTCTGCTTCGTGTGGTTATCGATTTACAATGCGTTTCGGTGACGCAATCACCCCCTTAACTTGCCGGTTTTACCCCTGCCATCTACCAATAAAGCGTGGTAAATTTATACGGTTGATCGACACTATACCAGCACACACAACTGTATCAAAAACGAAAACACAATCGCTATGAAAAGGATAAAAATCACGTATTGGCTATTAACCGGTCTGTTTGCCTTCGTTATGCTTGGTTCGGCCATCCCTGATATCATGGTCGTTCCAATGGCCGTTCAGGGATTCAAGGAAATGGGCTACCCCTTGTATCTGATTCCGTTCTTGGGCTGGGCTAAGTTACTGGGCGTACTGGCAATCCTGATTCCGGGATTTTCCCGACTCAAGGAATGGGCCTATGCTGGCTTACTGTTTGATCTGCTGGGGGCTACGTATTCAGTAGCCAGTAGTGGTAAAGCCGTCAGCGACTGGTCGCCCATGCTTGTCTTCATCGCCTTAGGATTTAGTTCTTATGTCTTCTATCACAAAAAGCAGACGGCACCTTTATTAGACAATACCGATTCTCCTCAACCCGCCCACCGACTGGCCAGATCGCGCTAAAATCGCCTGTCAGACATGACATGGCCGTTTGTGGTGTTTAATCCTGTAGCTTACAATATGGCAATTGGAATTTATTAGCGTAGGCTGCCATCATCTATTTTTTTCGATTCAACCATTAGTATATCAGCTAGTTACTTTCTTAAACAAATACTGATTTGTGCAAATGTGTATTTACACAAATCAGTATTTGTTTAAATCATTGCGTACCAGATTAAGGATATAATCGCGGGCGGTTTGCTCACCAAGGATCTTTATTTTCATTGCTTTAAAAAGATCAGTAGGCATATCGACCGTAACGCGCTTCGTTTCTTCCTTCGTGGAGTGAATCTCTTTCACGGCTTTTTCGGTATGCTCCACATCTATCTCTGATTTGCGGACCTCTACTTTGGGGCTTAATCCCAACGTATTCTTGAGTCCCAGTCGTTCTTTAGCCATTGCTTTACAGTTTTTTGATAATCTGAGTTAGCTCGTTGAACACGTTCACAAGCTCCGCCTTTGCCTTTTCATCTTTATACTCGACAACACCCAGTCCTTTAATGACAGCTTCCCGGTAAGCGGTCCGGCTCTTGAGGCTGTTTGCCAACACCGGAATTTCGGTGTCCTCCAGCACCTCTTTCACTTCTTTCGCCAGATTGGTATTCGGCTGAAACTGATTCATCAGAAAGTAAGCAGGTATGTGTTTTTCTTTCTCGACTACGGCATCCCGGTAGCGATCCAGAAAATGCGTGGTTGCCCATATATCGAGGCCGCTCGGAATGATTGGAATCAGGAGCAGGTCAGCCAGCAGAATAATTTTACTGGTGATTTTATTGAGTGATGGCGTTCCATCGATGATGACAATCTCGTAATCCCTGTTGATCAGCTTGACGTTTTTGGACAATTCAATTCCGTCAGGCTGGCCGAATACCGGAATAGCCGGCGAATCGTCGGGACGAAAACCTGACCAGTGAATAGCACTTTGGTTCGTGTCAACATCGAAGATACACACCTTGTAGCCAGCATGAGCGAAGCAAACCGCCAGATTCTGGGAAATAGTCGATTTACCTACGCCACCCTTGAGACTTGTTACGGAAAGAATCATTGATCTGTTCTATAGCTTACAAAGCAAATATACACATTTGCACAAATAAACAAACGCGTATTTCAGTAAGTAAACAAATAATGTAGTACGCGTTTGTTTATTTGTGCAAATCAAGCCGTAGTAATATCAGTTCATACGAATGCTGTTCATCCGGTTGATTTGCCTTATGGATAATGGCCGACTAGCCTCGTACGGAAAGAATAAAAAAAGTGACTGGCGTAATTGAGAGCGTAAAACGTCGCGTGTCAGCCACTTGAACTGACCCGGTAAACAGTGGTCTACCTGTGTACAGAACAGAGCGCTACGACGCTGTGATTGCCAAGCTATAACTCAACCGATTATAGCCACAAAAACTATGCGCGTTGCAGACGCGTACTGGAGAGAAAAAGAAAAGATAAGTTATTAATAAACCTGTTCGAATGCCTATCAGCCCAGTTATAGTAATTAAAACCATTTTTCATTTAATAAACTGGATACTAAACGCCTACATAATTACTAATCAACAGGTTAATGCCACAAAGACACCATTCATAGTTACAATCATACAATTTGATGGTATTCGATAACCTCGTTGTACGTTAACCAGGCCCAAGTGGGCTGTTTGGCGAACATCTTGCTCTACCGTTCTGGCAAGAACTACCGATGATGCCAGGTTCAATGCTGCCCATGCGCCAGAAAAAATAGCGGGACAGTCATTCGCCGGAGCAACGACTCGGGCTATCGGACAGGACGTATTCTTCCTGCTAAACACAAAAATACTAGTCAAGCTATACTGGTTCTCAACGATGATCCGCCGACTTAGTCCAAGACACCTGTTACACCATAAGTTGAGTCTCTATGAAACAAAAAATTTACGTTCTGATCATTTTTAGCCTGGCTCTTATTACCAATGCCTACGCGCAGAAAGGGCGGTTTTCCGTTCGGTTTTCGGTCAAATCGCTGGACTGCGCTACCGGAAAAGTAATCATTCGCGTGGATGTCAAGTCCAGTTCGCCTGATAGTACGTTCCTGATGGGCGATGCCAATTATCGGTTCGATTACGATTCTCAAATCATAAGAAATCCCGAGATCGTTAGTCAGGAGAATTTTGCCAATGTGGCCCCGGCCAGCGATAGCCGCTACAATCCCCAGAACCTGAACGGAAGCACAGCAGGTCCGACGGTTGGGACGGTATCGCTAAATACAATTTATGGTGGTTCGGGTACGGGTGCGAAAACCGTTGGTACCGACTGGATTACGGTTTCCTGTATCCAGTTCGATATAATCAATACTACCCTTGTTACATCGAACTGCTTTGGTCTGCGCTGGCATACCGATACGACGTTTCCCATTACCGGTATGAACGAATATTTGGCCGATGCGTCCAATACGGCGGGCTATAGATTGGTCAACGTAACGTCCAGTAAGTACTTCGGCAATCTTCAGGTTTGTGTTCCTCAGTACTGCTCGATCAAGGCAGTCGACGATGTTAACACCACTATTGTTAACGGCCCGGTGTCAGGCAACGTGGCTACCAATGATGCGGACGGACCGCTGGTCGTAACGACGACACCCATCACCGGACCTAAAAACGGAACCATCGTGCTCAACGCCGACGGCTCATATACCTACACACCTAAGACGGGCTACACAGGCAAAGACAGCATCCGTTACCAGGTCTGCAAACAGCTTAGTCCTACCGTCTGCGATCAGGCCTGGTTACGGATCACCATCACCGGTACAGCTCCAGGATCTGGGCCCGTCAATCTATCACTGGCGAAGACAGTCAGTAATGTATCGCCGGCGCTCAACACGGTCATTTCGTATTCTGTTGTCGTCAGAAACAGCAGTACAAACACGGCTAC
Proteins encoded:
- a CDS encoding TlpA family protein disulfide reductase, whose protein sequence is MRIYTLLIALLFYGPLPLQGQQTTTLINVPITTVNGYGPFGIAFSRFTPELNDGSNWSKMNLPVKGIPKHWTNVEKAMARINTWQLIYQNVLKGTVPRSWYVSYQQDRKLALNDAQFSKQPIKCYVYLLRGFDQTSGKWVVMVDTNNNLDFSDETPFEAEVIKPGTMPDNITDARLITYQSYQKGKIVTARIPLVVKRMGYDLFFCFPQYARASLRQADESIDLLITSGFAGLNYEEYTSIAQQPRWFWQTKIAADNLTELGDMITLGGRNYRNRGVNTYTNTLQLEALPTGYVDYSLRTGRPFRSFTAREFTTGNPISLTGLKGKYVYVDFWYTGCAPCVAAMPTLKKLYRSVDKNRFEFLGVVGADTPDRLRAFLKKHNVAWPHVFSTGKTGLVDQYHISKYPTSVLLDPDGNVVATDLSMEQLEAKLNELSN
- a CDS encoding DoxX family protein, which translates into the protein MKRIKITYWLLTGLFAFVMLGSAIPDIMVVPMAVQGFKEMGYPLYLIPFLGWAKLLGVLAILIPGFSRLKEWAYAGLLFDLLGATYSVASSGKAVSDWSPMLVFIALGFSSYVFYHKKQTAPLLDNTDSPQPAHRLARSR
- a CDS encoding AAA family ATPase, translating into MILSVTSLKGGVGKSTISQNLAVCFAHAGYKVCIFDVDTNQSAIHWSGFRPDDSPAIPVFGQPDGIELSKNVKLINRDYEIVIIDGTPSLNKITSKIILLADLLLIPIIPSGLDIWATTHFLDRYRDAVVEKEKHIPAYFLMNQFQPNTNLAKEVKEVLEDTEIPVLANSLKSRTAYREAVIKGLGVVEYKDEKAKAELVNVFNELTQIIKKL
- a CDS encoding Ig-like domain-containing protein; this translates as MKQKIYVLIIFSLALITNAYAQKGRFSVRFSVKSLDCATGKVIIRVDVKSSSPDSTFLMGDANYRFDYDSQIIRNPEIVSQENFANVAPASDSRYNPQNLNGSTAGPTVGTVSLNTIYGGSGTGAKTVGTDWITVSCIQFDIINTTLVTSNCFGLRWHTDTTFPITGMNEYLADASNTAGYRLVNVTSSKYFGNLQVCVPQYCSIKAVDDVNTTIVNGPVSGNVATNDADGPLVVTTTPITGPKNGTIVLNADGSYTYTPKTGYTGKDSIRYQVCKQLSPTVCDQAWLRITITGTAPGSGPVNLSLAKTVSNVSPALNTVISYSVVVRNSSTNTATGVAVKDTLPAGVVFESASGQGSYNATTGLWTVGTIAANSTATLVMTVKVNAEGTWFNKAQVSHADQTDVNSTPDNNNMLEDDISIACFAVPISFCDGDVYQLNLPSGYAGIQWFKDGQLIPGATSSTYSVNAIGKYTFTSTTSACPTQGCCPVLFVSGNCCKATACVPVVITRTSRGRGR